In the Rhizobium sp. SSA_523 genome, GAGGTCCATAATCGGCGCGGAACGCGGGTGCGCTTCCACCCCGATCCGCAGATCTTTGGCGAGCATGCGCGCTTCGAACCCGGCCGGATCTTCCGCATGGCGCGCTCCAAGGCCTATCTGTTCGGCGGTGTCGAGATCCGCTGGAGCTGCGACCCGGGCGTCGTACCGGCCGGCGGGGAAATTCCCGAAAAGGCGGTCTTCCACTTCCCCGGCGGACTGAAGGATTATCTGGCCGCGACGCTCGGCAAGGATTTCACCGTCACCCGCGACATCTTCTCCGGCAAGACGGAGAAGACAGGCGGGCATGGTGCGCTGGAATGGGCCGTGACCTGGTATGGCGGCGATCCCCAGATCCATTCCTACTGCAACACGATCCCGACACCGGAAGGTGGCACGCACGAGGCCGGCCTGCGCATCGCGCTGCTGAAGGGGCTGAAGAATTATGCCGAGCTGACACAGAACAAACGGGCCAAGGAAATCACCACCGATGATGTGATGATCTCGGCTGTGGGCATGTTGTCGGTCTTCATCCGCGAGCCGGAATTCGTCGGCCAGACGAAGGACAAGCTGGCAACGGTCGAGGCACAGCGCATCGTCGAAAACGCTCTGCGCGATCCCTTCGATCACTATCTCGCCGGCAACCCCGCCGAAGCGGCCAAGCTTCTGGACTGGGTGATCGAGCGGGCCGAGGAGCGTCTGCGCCGGCGCAAGGAGAAGGAAGTCAACCGCAAGACGGCGGTGCGCAAGCTCCGGCTTCCCGGCAAGCTCGCCGACTGCTCGCAGAACACGGCCGAAGGTGCCGAGCTCTTCATCGTCGAGGGCGATTCGGCCGGCGGATCCGCCAAGCAGGCCCGCAACCGCACCAATCAGGCCATCCTGCCCCTGCGCGGCAAGATCCTCAATGTCGGCAGTGCCAGCCGTGAAAAGCTCTCCGCCAATCAGCAGATTGCCGATCTCGTCCAGGCCCTGGGATGCGGGACCCGGACGAAATATCGGGAAGAGGATCTGCGCTACGAGCGCGTGATCATCATGACCGATGCCGACGTGGATGGCGCGCATATTGCCTCCCTCCTGATCACCTTCTTCTATCAGGAGATGCCGGAGCTCATCCGCGGCGGGCATCTCTTTCTTGCCGTGCCGCCGCTTTACGTCCTCCGGCAGGGGGCAAAAACCGTCTATGCCCGGGACGATCTGCACCGCGCCGAGCTTATGGACACGGTCTTCAAGGGCAAGAAGGTGGAGATCGGCCGCTTCAAAGGCCTCGGCGAAATGATGCCGGCGCAGCTGAAGGAAACCACCATGGATCCGGCGAAGCGCACTTTGCTGAAAGTGGCGATCGACGAGGTGGATTTCGAGGGGACGCGGGAGGCCGTGGACAATCTGATGGGCACCAAGGCCGATGCGCGTTTCCGCTTCATCCAGGAGCGCGCCGCTTTCGCCGACAATCTCGATATCTGACGGCATGCCGGCGACGGCCGGGCGACTGAGGCCTGCTGACCGCCTGAGACGCCGGCACGGTGATTGCGCCGGACGTCTTTCTCCAAACGGCTAGAACTCTATGGCGAGATGGGCCCAGACCGAAAGGAGGCTGATGGCCACAAGCCCCAAGGCCGCGATGCGCAAAGATCTGCGGCGCAGCCGAAGGAGCGACAGTTCGATGGCGAGGTAAGCGAGGCCGAACAGGCCCGAGGCGGCGGCAAAATCTTCCGCGCCCCAGCGGATCTGGTCGGTGAAGACCGGTCCGGCCGCCGCGACGAGCACGACCAGCAGACAAAAAGACACGTAAAGCCAGCGCCAGGCGGCATTCAGCCTTAGATGCATGGGGCTCTCCTCTCACGATCACCCTCACTCTCTCCCGCCGATATGGCGGATTTGCGGAGGTTTCGGCGCATGTGCAGTGTTGGCCCCTGCCCGGCTTGCCCTTGCCTCCCGGCTCCGGCTTTGCAACTCTACCCCGCCTTCCACCGGCACGCTTTCCCGGCTCCCACCAAACCGGCGCCAAACGCCACAGGCACGTTGACGCGGCGGGCAAAGCTGCTAAAAAGCCAGCCGTTGAATGATCGGATCCAAGGCAAGGGCTTAGCCGCATTTCCACCCGCCCAGGGCCTGCAGGCAGGCCATGCATGCCTCGGCGATCAATCATAGGGAAGAGTGTCCGAGTGGTTTAAGGAACCGGTCTTGAAAACCGGCGTGCGGGAAACCGTACCGTGGGTTCGAATCCCACCTCTTCCGCCACAAGCCTTTGAAATGCTTTGGCAGTTTTTGTTGACACGAAGTGCCTCGAGTTGGGGTAAACTGCAACATTGTCAACAATTATCTGCAACAATGCTGCAACTGCATTCCTGTTGCAAATGGCCTTGATTCTTGTTGCAGACGTCCATCCCCTAGAATC is a window encoding:
- the parE gene encoding DNA topoisomerase IV subunit B → MDDTSDLFARIPAEGAEPAAKPAAKPAAKPALGKKLADVAAEPKPVQASASRSPAAPSPAAPSPASPPLASLPASPATGDSYNASSIRVLEGLEPVRMRPGMYIGGTDEKALHHLFAEVIDNSMDEAVAGHANFIDVHLDAEGCLTVTDNGRGIPVENHPQVPGKSTLEVIMTKLHAGGKFDGKAYETSGGLHGVGVSVVNALSDLLEVEVARNRKLYRQRFSRGVPQGGLEELGEVHNRRGTRVRFHPDPQIFGEHARFEPGRIFRMARSKAYLFGGVEIRWSCDPGVVPAGGEIPEKAVFHFPGGLKDYLAATLGKDFTVTRDIFSGKTEKTGGHGALEWAVTWYGGDPQIHSYCNTIPTPEGGTHEAGLRIALLKGLKNYAELTQNKRAKEITTDDVMISAVGMLSVFIREPEFVGQTKDKLATVEAQRIVENALRDPFDHYLAGNPAEAAKLLDWVIERAEERLRRRKEKEVNRKTAVRKLRLPGKLADCSQNTAEGAELFIVEGDSAGGSAKQARNRTNQAILPLRGKILNVGSASREKLSANQQIADLVQALGCGTRTKYREEDLRYERVIIMTDADVDGAHIASLLITFFYQEMPELIRGGHLFLAVPPLYVLRQGAKTVYARDDLHRAELMDTVFKGKKVEIGRFKGLGEMMPAQLKETTMDPAKRTLLKVAIDEVDFEGTREAVDNLMGTKADARFRFIQERAAFADNLDI